A portion of the Suricata suricatta isolate VVHF042 chromosome 11, meerkat_22Aug2017_6uvM2_HiC, whole genome shotgun sequence genome contains these proteins:
- the OVCH2 gene encoding ovochymase-2: MPLSKNRLILLLGMLCLEGGKSGTLSLPKAPTCGQSLVKAQPWNFLNIFSRIVGGSQVEKGSYPWQVSLKRRQKHICGGTIISAQWVITAAHCVANRNILNVTAGEYDLSHIEPGEQTLTVETIIIHPYFSIKKPMDYDIALLKMDGAFHFGQSVGPMCLPEPKERFEAGLLCTTAGWGRSAEDGVLSQVLQDVSLPILTQEECETALLTLKKPVSGQTFLCTGVPDGGKDACQGDSGGSLMCRNQKGAWTLAGVTSWGLGCGRGWRNNTQKENQGSPGIFTDLRKVLPWIHKHLQIGKQKSSRGNSPSVSHCQVCNESTL; the protein is encoded by the exons ctcccaCTTGTGGGCAGAGTTTGGTGAAGGCACAGCCTTGgaatttccttaacattttcaGTCGCATTGTTGGAGGAAGCCAAGTGGAAAAGGGTTCCTACCCCTGGCAG GTGTCTCTGAAGCGAAGACAGAAGCACATCTGTGGTGGAACCATCATCTCTGCACAGTGGGTGATAACGGCGGCTCACTGTGTTGCAAACAG aaatattttgaatgtgaCTGCTGGAGAGTATGACTTGAGCCATATAGAGCCAGGGGAGCAAACTCTCACCGTTGAAACCATCATTATACACCCCTATTTCTCCATCAAGAAGCCAATGGACTATGATATTGCTCTTTTGAAGATGGATGGCGCCTTCCATTTTG GACAGTCTGTGGGCCCAATGTGTCTTCCGGAGCCCAAGGAACGATTTGAGGCTGGATTGCTTTGTACAACCGCAGGCTGGGGCCGATCAGCGGAAG ATGGCGTGCTCTCACAAGTACTGCAGGATGTGAGCCTGCCCATCCTGACCCAGGAAGAGTGTGAGACAGCTTTGTTAACCCTAAAGAAACCTGTCAGCGGGCAGACGTTTCTCTGCACAGGCGTCCCAGATGGAGGGAAGGATGCATGTCAG GGAGACTCAGGAGGCTCCCTCATGTGCCGGAATCAGAAGGGGGCTTGGACTCTGGCTGGTGTGACTTCTTGGGGTTTGGGCTGTGGCCGAGGCTGGAGAAACAACACGCAGAAGGAGAACCAAGGGTCCCCTGGGATCTTCACAGATCTTAGAAAAGTGCTTCCCTGGATCCACAAACACCTCCAAATTG ggAAGCAGAAGAGCTCCAGAG GGAACTCTCCCTCAGTGTCACACTGCCAAGTCTGCAATGAATCCACTCTGTGA